In Fibrobacter sp. UWB10, the genomic window CCGTGGACGCGGTCTTTGATTCGGTGAGCATTTACACCAGCCATAAGCGCAAACTCATGGAAATGGGCATTCTGTTCTGCAGCATCAGCGACGCCATCAAGGAATACCCCGAACTCATCGAGGAATATCTGGGTTCAGTCGTGCCCGCAGGCGACAACTATTTTGCAGCACTGAACAGCGCGGTCTTTGGCGACGGAAGCTTTGTGTATATTCCGCCTGGAGTCAAGTGCCCGATGGATCTTTCCACCTACTTCCGCATTAACAACAAGGAAGCAGGCCAGTTCGAACGCACCTTGATCATCGCTGATGAAGGTGCGAGCGTAAGCTACCTGGAAGGTTGCACGGCGCCGGAATTTAGCAGCAAGCAGTTGCACAGCGCAATCGTGGAACTCGTGGCGAAGGACAACGCCAGCATCAAGTATTCGACCGTGCAAAACTGGTACGCGGGCGACCGCGAGACGGGAGCCGGCGGCGTGTACAACTTCGTGACCAAGCGCGGCAAATGTGCCGGCAAGAACAGCCGCATCAGCTGGACGCAGGTCGAAACAGGTTCTGCCATCACTTGGAAATATCCGAGCTGCGTGCTGCTAGGCGACAACTCTGTCGGAGAATTCTACAGCGTAGCCCTCACCAACGGGCACATGCAGGCCGATACCGGCACCAAGATGATCCACATTGGCAAGAACACCAAGAGCACGATTATCAGCAAGGGTATTAGCGCCGACTATTCTAGCAACGCCTACCGCGGCGAAGTGAACATTCACAAGTCCGCCACAGGTGCCCGCAACTACACGCAGTGCGATAGCATGCTCGTGGGCGACAAGAGCGCGGCACACACGTTCCCGTACATCACGGTCGCAAACGCAAGCTCCACCACCGAACACGAAGCAACCACCAGCCGCATTAGCGAAGACCAGCTTTTCTACTTCGAAAGCCGCGGAATCAAGCGCGAAGACGCCATCCAGGCAATGGTCGGCGGATTCTGCAAAGACGTGTTCAAGGAACTCCCCGGCGAATTCGCCACGGAAGCTCGCCAGTTGCTGACTTTAAAGCTCGAACACAGCGTCGGGTAGCAGCCTCAAAAAACTTGTCATGCCGGCCCCAATCCGGCATCTTTTTTTTATTACCTTTTGAACATCCTTTCACGGAGGTTTTATGCAGATCTTATTCTTGATGGCAGATGGTTTCGAAGAAACCGAATTCGTCACTCCCTTTGACTACTGGCAGCGCGGCGGCCTCAATGTGACCCTCGCATCCATTAGCGACAGTTTGTCCGTAACAGGTAAGCTCGGGCTCCGTATTCAAGCAGATATTCTGCTGAAGGACGCCGACCTTGCACAGTTTGATGCCATTTACCTCCCCGGCGGGGGTCTGGGCGTCAAGAATCTCGCGGCAAGTGCAGCTGTCGAAGCAGCCATCAAGCAGTTTGACGCCCAGGGTAAATGGCTGTTCGCCATTTGCGCGGCACCGCTGGTACTTTCGAAGGCAGGCCTCTTGAAAGACCGCAAGTGCACTTGCTTCCCCGGCTGCGAAGGCGACCTCATTTGCAAGCAGTACCTGACCGACCGCGTGGTAGTCGACGGCAAGGTGATT contains:
- the sufB gene encoding Fe-S cluster assembly protein SufB, whose protein sequence is MSENYKYGFVTDIENEAFEKGLNEDVIRRASKLRGEPQFMLDFRLKAYEKLKTMEQPNWGELSFAPVDLQDIVYYSAPKTKKSHEKIEDVDPELLATFEKLGIPLDEQKRLANVAVDAVFDSVSIYTSHKRKLMEMGILFCSISDAIKEYPELIEEYLGSVVPAGDNYFAALNSAVFGDGSFVYIPPGVKCPMDLSTYFRINNKEAGQFERTLIIADEGASVSYLEGCTAPEFSSKQLHSAIVELVAKDNASIKYSTVQNWYAGDRETGAGGVYNFVTKRGKCAGKNSRISWTQVETGSAITWKYPSCVLLGDNSVGEFYSVALTNGHMQADTGTKMIHIGKNTKSTIISKGISADYSSNAYRGEVNIHKSATGARNYTQCDSMLVGDKSAAHTFPYITVANASSTTEHEATTSRISEDQLFYFESRGIKREDAIQAMVGGFCKDVFKELPGEFATEARQLLTLKLEHSVG
- a CDS encoding DJ-1 family glyoxalase III, producing MQILFLMADGFEETEFVTPFDYWQRGGLNVTLASISDSLSVTGKLGLRIQADILLKDADLAQFDAIYLPGGGLGVKNLAASAAVEAAIKQFDAQGKWLFAICAAPLVLSKAGLLKDRKCTCFPGCEGDLICKQYLTDRVVVDGKVITSCGAGSAEEFAFECLAQVAGREISEKIRNQVVAR